The sequence TTAGGCCCTCCCCAGGTTTTAGAGGGAGGGAGACTTTGCTTGTGCTTGTAAGCACTCTCAAATAACAAAAGATAAAGTAAAGACTCTGAAGAAGTGATTCCAGAGGAATACAAACTCAGAAGTGAGTCAAGGAGTCAATAGACTTGACATTTTTAGTCCccatttgattatttttctaCTCTGTTGTGTATGTCTCAGTTGGTACTGCAAAGTTAATTTGGAGTCTCGAAGGGATTTGAAGTGTAAGCGTTAATTGTACTGTTTTGTTTAAAACTGGACATGAGAGTTGCGTATGTCATGCCAAGTTGCACCCTTAGAGGACATGAGTGTTCCATGTTGCGTCATATTTCAATTCTTCATATCTATGAATGGAGTATATAGCGAATGCAATTAAATTCATCATAACTTGTATCAGCCAGCCTGAACCTCTTGTTGTTACCAGCGATCATAATATTGAGTTTGCTAAAAGTGGAATCTGAAAGATACAAGAAGCAAGAGAAGAGACTGAGAAGATTTTGTTGTAGGATCATGACAAGAGTTAAAAACCGATATAAAGAAAAGACAACAGTTTTATTATGTACTTATCCTTTAGTTTACAAACAGAACAATCAGATACAACACTTGCTTGCTTGTGTCTACAGCTCTTATTATCAAGATAAACTCCTAAAATCACTCTTAATACAATCAGATATCGTACGTTGATTACTACTCTTCCCTTTTGCTGAATATCTCTCTATCAGATCACCACAAACCGTTGACAGCATTTGAACAAGTCTCCTTGAACCACTTGAAGTTCTTTCTAATAGATCCCTTCACTTTCCCTTCAAGACCATACACGTTATAAGCAGccactctcttcttcctctgaatCTCTGCCTCCTTTAACCCTTTCTTCACCTTATTATTCGATTTACTGTTGGGATTGTCTCTAACTGTTGTTGGATTCTTGTGTGGACTATAAGTTGACGTGCTATAAGATCTCAACATCACTGGAAGCTGTTGGTTTGCTGGGCTTGGTGCTGCCACTGCTTCTGGTGTTCCACCATTCGTTAAGCAATGGTACTTGTAGGCTATACTGCTGCTTCTCATCTCTTCTCTGCATGACTTTGATTTCAACATCTTCACTTGCAACAACCTCAAGAAGCTGGGTCTGCTTTTAGgaagaaaaaaaggagaaatgctttcttctttttgtgtCTTGTAATAACACTTTTGGCTTATGTAATATAGGATATATATAGAAGGGAGATCAGGTACATTATATTCAAGATGAATTATGCTTGTGTATGTC is a genomic window of Brassica napus cultivar Da-Ae chromosome A2, Da-Ae, whole genome shotgun sequence containing:
- the LOC106421798 gene encoding uncharacterized protein LOC106421798 yields the protein MLKSKSCREEMRSSSIAYKYHCLTNGGTPEAVAAPSPANQQLPVMLRSYSTSTYSPHKNPTTVRDNPNSKSNNKVKKGLKEAEIQRKKRVAAYNVYGLEGKVKGSIRKNFKWFKETCSNAVNGLW